AGGTATGTCTTTCCAATCCTTCTTCTCCCATAAACTGCTATAAATTGCGGTTCCTCCTCATTCTTTAGCGATCTGAGTTGTTTTATTTCCGCTTCTCTTCCTATCATATGCTCCCGCCATTTCTTCCATAACTTGCTATTTTTTGTAGTTGTGGAAATTTTACACCTTGATTGTACCACCTTGTAATGCTTTTTTCTACATTTTTTCCACAACTGCATAATTCTATATGGTTATGGAAAAATGTAGTCTTTAATCGTTAACCAATATTGAGCAGTATGCAGTAGATTAAAGGAAGACGTCCTGCTCCAGGAAGCAGAACGTCTTGATAAAGAACTTGATAGCATTAGAGAAAATGACGATCCGAATGATGTACGAACCAAGCTAATCCGCACGCTATATATTCATCTGTGGTCATATTGTTAAATGAATGAGTAAGGCAAACCCTGGCAACCTCATCATAGCCCAGCGACATCATGTACGAATAGCCATCTGAGACATGTCCAAGATGTCTTACTCCAAACTTTCTTCCTATGTCATGCAGTAAGCCAAGAACATATGCCTTTTCTTTATCCATCCCAGAACATTCTGCTATCTTCTCAGCACAATAAGCCGCTGTCCTGCTATGGTTTCCCCAAGGCCCTGGATTACATCTTTCCGCTTCGCGCAATATTTCCTCGGCCTTTTGCCTATCTGGATAGCTCATACTTCTCCTCCATCGTTGTCATAATCCCTCAAAACAAGTGCTTATTACAACTATAGCCTGTTTTTGCACATAAATAAAGGCATTTAGTGGCTTTTAGCCTACTATATGCCCCTAAAATCTATAATGTGCAGCTTCTCAAAAGTGTATCGAAAATCATTAGTTTTATGAGACAGATGATTGTTATGAAAATAGCCATTTTCTGAAAAACCTGTTCATGGTACTGTGATTCACTTCCTTGGGGCGCTCTATTTCTTTATACCCCATCTTCTCATAGATGTGGATTGCGGCCTGAAGTTTATCGTGAGTCTCCAGATATGAAACCTTGAATCCTGCCTCGCGCATCCTGTCCTCAATGAAGTCGATCATTTCATAGCCAAGGCCTGAGCCTTTTGCTGAATCCATAAGATAGAGCTTTTGTAGCTCGGCTGTATCCTGTCCTAGCTCAAATCTGGCAAATCCAATTCCGCCAATTACCTTACCATTATCGTCCTCAATAACAAAATATCTTCGCTCATCTCTTCCGTAATAATCACTGAGGTGGTCCAGTCCTTCGTCAAAATAAACCGTTCCCGGAATATCAAGCTTAAACTTTTTCAGGTTGTCTCTGATCATCGTAGCGACTACAGTGTTGTCAGCCTCTGTCATTTCTCTATATTTGACCATTTTTCCAATACTCCTTCTCAGTCTCGCTCCAACATAACAATATATTCTGGTGTACCTTCTTCAAATTGTCTTTTCCCGTTAAGCTTAAAGTCATGCGCCTCATAAAAGCGAATGGCGTCTTCGTTCTTCTCCAGTGCCCATACGAACTTAGCATCAAATTTTTCTTTTGCAAATTCTACCAGCTTAGATCCGATGCCCTCTTTCCAGAAGAAGTAATCTACATATAATTCTACAATTTCTTTTCCACTAAGATGGATCATTCCCTTAACTATACCATCATCGTATACCCAGACTTTATCGAGGAGTTCCGGATCCTTGAATTCATCGGCAACCTTAACTACCTGCAACTCGTTAAAAGAATATTCATCATTATGAAAGATTGATCGGTACTTTATTCTTTTTGCAAACACCAGGATTTCAGCAATTCTTGATAGATCTTTTGGTTCGGCTTTTCTTATCACGTTTCTAATTTTTCTCCATAATCTTTGTTTTATTTTGGGTTTCACCGCTCAATGATGCATATAGAGGATTAACCTCTCTGATAGTTTTTCCATATTTAGGTCCATATCCATTGATATCATCCTGAAGCCACGGGATCTCACCCATCAACAGATTTACGTACCTATCCAGGTTCCACATTCCATGAATGGGCTCCGAAATCTGCTGACCATATCCTCTCATTTTTCTAAACATGCTGCACCTCATTCTTTGGCTAAAATCTTAAGACCGGCTACTCCAACTACAATTAGAATAACACATATTACCTGTGGAACTGTCAGCTTTTCATGGAAAAGAAACATTCCTAACAGCATAGTTCGAATAATCCCCATCCCTGTCCACATAATAAAATACGCCATTTCCCTACCTGCTAATACCTAACGATAAAGAAATGACGTAAATCCCACTACTCGGTAGCAATGGGCGTCTGTTTGTTTTGTTTCATCAAATATACTGGGTAAAGAGCTTTGTTGGCTAAAATCAACTGCTACATTTCATGAATATCACAGCCTCATTACTTGAATTTAATCCTTATGATCTGCATTTTTACCAAGCTGTCACAGAACCTGATCATCAGCTTATGCAGGATTCTCACATCATTGTAGATATCTCGGTAACCTCTCATGTAACTTCGCGCGGTTACCGATACAAAATCTCTACTCCACGCCTCTATTTCAGCTTTGTCTTCAATAGAGAAAAACGCATTCACATCTGCTATGCCTGCTTCCTTTAGCCAGGTCTTTGTCATCATCTTTGCACCACGCTTATTGCAGGAATCAAATACTATTACTGCACCGGGAAATCTTTTTGCCATCTTTTGAAATAATTCTCTTACCACTTCGGTCTTAAAATAATAGAAAACACCGGATGCAAAGAACACACACCCATGAGACGGGTCTATTTCATCCATCCAGCGTTCATCATTAAGGTCATATCCAAGATTAGTCTCCCTCTCTCCTGCAGAAAGGATCTCGTTTCTGATTTCTATTACATCCGGCATATCTATGTTGTAGCCCCTGCAGACTCCGTTATCACATTTTCGAAAAGTATCATCCAGTCCGCATCCAAGGTTTACTACCGCTGCGTTTGGATGTTTCTTTAGATAATCCTTAACCTCCCATGCAAGATCATACTGTCTTTGCGCGACTTCAAGCGCGCCAAAAAGCCCTACTGCACTCTCCATCTTCTTACCCTTTTCTGCAAAATCATAATCCAGCAAAGAGCAGATGCGCTCTGCCTCAGGGTCTTTAAACAAATCCGGAAAATGCTCTGAGCATACTTTTCTACCAAATAAAGGTATTATCAATGTTTCCTGTACTGTATTTTTTTCAATATGATACATAAACCTTATCCTTATTTCTTTGCTATCACAGTAATCCACGGTTTGCTCTTATGATGATCAGTCTTTACCTTAGAAAAACCAGCTCCTTTTAAAACTCCTTCAATTTCTTCCACCACCAATACAGTAGCCACTCCAATTGAAGGATCTTTACTTCGCACAATACAGCAGATATCCTTGCAGCTGGCTCCGTCATTATCAGCAATGACATCTGCAACAACCATCCTCTGCTTTGTAATCCTCATCCCACGTTCTTTTAAAGCCTCAACTATCTTCTCATTATTCATTCAGCCACTACTATCTTTCTCACTTTGCACGTTAGTTATAGCTAACCTTTTATCAAAAGTAAAACCCGAAAAAATCGGGTCTATTATATATCTTGAAAATCATTATCATTTGTATTATATGTTAGACTATGCTAACCCGCTCTGTCAATCCATGCAGATAATAAGTTTTTTCACTCTATTCCGTACGGTTATGTGTTGTTTCTCGACTTTTACTGCAGTATACATGTCCTCAAAGATGAAGGTTTCATTACAATAGCTGATACCGGCTCTGCCCGGCTTACCAAAGCAGGGCAGAAAATCGCCTATAATTATTGGTCAATCTTCTGTGCAACGATGAGATATCTGTGAATTGTTCCCTCAACAAATCCTTTATTATCAATCTCTTCCTGCATTTCAAGAAGTCTATCAAAACACTTTTCTACAGAGAATCCCGGAAACTCCCACTCTATTATATGTGCGAACCAGACAAATGCGCCAACATCATAAAAGCGGATAGGTCTGAATGCTTCCTCTGCTCTAATAACCTTTAATCCTGCATCCTCAAACTTTTTCTTCTGAATAGATAACTCAAGCTCCGGAAACGGCTTCGGTACATCAGGCAGGACCATCTTTACAAGGTCTCTGTCATTTTCCGCCCCAACCTGCTCAGTAATAAACAATCCGTTTTCTCTCAGCAGTCTTGATGTTTCTGAAGAATCAAAGTCACCATGTCTATTTATGATCATGTCAAAAGAGCTGTCTGCAAAAGGAACATTTGCAGCATCATCACAAGCTTTGAATTCAATGCCAAGAGGCAATAGCTCTTTCCTACATAACTCCACATTTGGAGGATAACCCTCTGTAGCTGCTGTGTTGCCATAAGGATGTCCAAGCGATAACAGGAACTCTCCACCGCCTGTATCGAAATCCAATAACTTCATACTGTCTACACGGTTCTCATCAATTATCTGCCTGTAGTCCCAGGGAAGATCTTCCTCTTCTTCGTATCTGTCATGAATATGAGAAAAATCCCATCCGTGTATATGAGCTATCTTCTCCTCTGCTTCCCACTCTTTTCTTAATTCTGTTATTCTATCTGTATTCATATCTGCTCCTTTTCAAATATGTGTCTTTAATTTTATATTCAAAAAGCTATCATTCATTTTACTTCAATTGTTTTTGACTTTTAGGTTATTTTTAGGTTCACTATGTTATCATGCGTTCAACCAAAAAACAAAACCTTTTTGAAATTAGGAGTGAAATATTATGAAAAGAATCGAAGTTAAAAAACTAATTCCTTGCGTAACTATAATACTAATGTGCATGTCAGTATCAGCATGCGGACAAAATGGGACCGTTACTGAAGTAATCACAGAAGAAGCCACAGCATCTGCACAAGAGCCGGTTCAGACCGAAACGCCGAATAAACCTGATGGAGAAGCTCCGGACGGAGAAACACCCGGTGAACCACCAGCCGGAGATAAGCCTGACGGTGAAGCACCAAACGGAGAAGCTCCCGGTGAACCACCAAGTGGAGATAAGCCTGACGGAGCACCCGGTAATGCCCCCGGTGATGCACCTGGCGGCGGATTTGGTGGTGGCGGAATGAGCAGCGCTGACATAGATTATACCGGAGCTGTGAATATAACAAGCAGCGATTCACAGGATGGCCAGACCTATGAGAGCACTACTGCTGATGAAAGCGCTCTTTTGATCGAAACATCAGAGGATGTTACTATTTCAAATGCAACTGTCAGTAAAACCGGTGATTCTGACGGCGGAGACAGTTGTAACTTCTACGGCCTTAATGCAGCAGTTCTGGTAAAGGACGGATCAACAACCACTATTACAGATGCTACCATTACATCTGATGCAGATGGTGCTAACGGTGTATTTTCATATGGTGGAAACGGCGGCCAGAACGGTGCAGACGGAGATGGAACAACAGTTATCATTTCTGATTCAACAATTACAACAAAAGGCGATGGTTCCGGAGGTATCATGACAACCGGCGGTGGAATCACAAAAGCTTCTAATCTCACAGTTGAAACCAGCGGACAGTCATCAGCTGCAATACGTACAGACCGTGGTGGTGGAACCGTTACGGTGGATGGCGGAATTTATACAACTAATGGACTTGGCTCACCTTCAATATACTCAACTGCTGACATAACAGTTTCCAATGCAACTCTTGTTTCAAATCTTTCAGAAGCAGTATGTATTGAAGGAATGAACTCCATTACTCTGAAAGACTGTGACATGACAGCAAACAACACAAAAATGAATGGTAACGCTACTTTCCTTGATTCCATCATGATTTATCAGTCCATGTCAGGTGATGCAGATAGTGGTACATCAACCTTTGACATGACCGGTGGCAGCCTTACCAGTGAAAGTGGTCACGTGTTCCATGTAACAAACACCAACGCTGTAATTAATCTGAACAATGTAACAATCACTAACAAGGATTCTAAAAACATCCTACTCTCAGTCTGTGATGACGGATGGAATGGTGCCGACAATATCGCAACGGTTAATGCCGTAAATCAGACTCTCGAAGGTACAATCCTTGTAGGCAGCAATTCTACCCTTACATTTAACCTTACTGATGGTTCCAGCTTTACAGGTTCTATCAGCGGAGAAATCACAAATGCAAAAGGCGATACAGTTTCTACGGAAGTCGGTGAAGTCAATGTAACTATCGACGAGGACAGCACCTGGACTCTGACAGCGGATACATATATCACATCGTTTGATGGCGATGTTTCTAAAATAGTAAGTAATGGTTATACACTATATGTAAACGGAACAGCCGTTATCGAATAAATATAATAACGGAAGCAATTTTCAGTATTTCGAAGAATACGAAAATTGCTTCCAAATTCAGTACATCGAAAAAGACACAAAAAGAAAGGAACATATCGCTTCTCCGGCATAACAAGCCCACGCAGCGAAACCTCACCTGTCATTGCAATCTTAGGATTCACATCGTTTCCGGTCACAAGAGACGCTATTGCAGTAGTCATCGTAAGGCTGTACTTACAAAAGTGAGTCATCACCTGATAAACTCACTGATGCTATCACAATTGATTTCATGGCATCCGGACTAACAACTATTGCCAAGCACTATGTAAAAAAACAAGTCTTGCATCACATGTGAGGATCTTGAAAAAATAAAATACATTCTCTTTAGTGAAACATATCTCGATTTTAAATGATACTCGTTTTTTTCTTATATACCGGAAACCACGATCTTAGTTATCCCGAATTTAAGCATAACTCAGATTATGTGATTAAAGAATCTTTATAGTTCCCAGAACTCCGGAACTACATTCAATATTTCCTCAGCCGGAAGAACAGTTGCTTTTTCAATCGGAATATTCGTCTTTTCCAAGAAATATTTGATCAGATAATATCCTGTAGCATACCCGGCACAGTATGGAAGGCCAATTTTAGGGAAGCCCTGAATTTCAGCCATCTCATCTCCATATAAGTAAGATGTAATATTGTCAAAACCGGTTACATTTAATCCATCATGAATGATTTCCTTGATAAGTGGCATCAATTCCATATCTGTTTTTGTAACCCATGGGCCAAGAAACTCTTCTCCGAATATTGTTGTAGCGTAGTTTTCTGCCAATCCTTCACTCACTATCATTTCAGCAAGGTTAACATCATTAGTCCATTTGATATACTGATAACGCACATTGTGATTTGTCTCATGCGCCAGCGCTGAAGGAAGCCGCTTTATAGTATCTTCAGATGGAATAAGCCACCCCATTATGTAACCGGGAATACCTCCGTCTCCACAATATCCCTCATTCATAACAGTATAGGCGTTCTTCGGATTTGCTAAAAGGATTGAATATAAATATTCCTGCACTTTCAATTCAACATTATGTTCCTCAAAGCGTTTCAGTGCCAGTTCAATGGCATTCTGACAATTATCCCATATTGCCACATCATTAAGAGCTTCTATCTGTATTTCACAGTCCCTGTCTATATCAGATGGAGGCATTAGTCCTAATCTGTTGTTTGCCATAATAATGTCATAACCACCGGGATGTGTTGGCTTGA
Above is a genomic segment from Butyrivibrio sp. AE3004 containing:
- a CDS encoding transcriptional repressor, giving the protein MNNEKIVEALKERGMRITKQRMVVADVIADNDGASCKDICCIVRSKDPSIGVATVLVVEEIEGVLKGAGFSKVKTDHHKSKPWITVIAKK
- a CDS encoding class I SAM-dependent methyltransferase yields the protein MNTDRITELRKEWEAEEKIAHIHGWDFSHIHDRYEEEEDLPWDYRQIIDENRVDSMKLLDFDTGGGEFLLSLGHPYGNTAATEGYPPNVELCRKELLPLGIEFKACDDAANVPFADSSFDMIINRHGDFDSSETSRLLRENGLFITEQVGAENDRDLVKMVLPDVPKPFPELELSIQKKKFEDAGLKVIRAEEAFRPIRFYDVGAFVWFAHIIEWEFPGFSVEKCFDRLLEMQEEIDNKGFVEGTIHRYLIVAQKIDQ
- a CDS encoding DUF2268 domain-containing protein yields the protein MIVNKVFSPDIYRKIMLAEADKKDDIYRYDMMMPFKGKWDCYHIPIKPTHPGGYDIIMANNRLGLMPPSDIDRDCEIQIEALNDVAIWDNCQNAIELALKRFEEHNVELKVQEYLYSILLANPKNAYTVMNEGYCGDGGIPGYIMGWLIPSEDTIKRLPSALAHETNHNVRYQYIKWTNDVNLAEMIVSEGLAENYATTIFGEEFLGPWVTKTDMELMPLIKEIIHDGLNVTGFDNITSYLYGDEMAEIQGFPKIGLPYCAGYATGYYLIKYFLEKTNIPIEKATVLPAEEILNVVPEFWEL
- a CDS encoding GNAT family N-acetyltransferase is translated as MVKYREMTEADNTVVATMIRDNLKKFKLDIPGTVYFDEGLDHLSDYYGRDERRYFVIEDDNGKVIGGIGFARFELGQDTAELQKLYLMDSAKGSGLGYEMIDFIEDRMREAGFKVSYLETHDKLQAAIHIYEKMGYKEIERPKEVNHSTMNRFFRKWLFS
- a CDS encoding HD domain-containing protein — its product is MSYPDRQKAEEILREAERCNPGPWGNHSRTAAYCAEKIAECSGMDKEKAYVLGLLHDIGRKFGVRHLGHVSDGYSYMMSLGYDEVARVCLTHSFNNMTTDEYIACGLAWFVHHSDRHFL
- a CDS encoding class I SAM-dependent methyltransferase is translated as MYHIEKNTVQETLIIPLFGRKVCSEHFPDLFKDPEAERICSLLDYDFAEKGKKMESAVGLFGALEVAQRQYDLAWEVKDYLKKHPNAAVVNLGCGLDDTFRKCDNGVCRGYNIDMPDVIEIRNEILSAGERETNLGYDLNDERWMDEIDPSHGCVFFASGVFYYFKTEVVRELFQKMAKRFPGAVIVFDSCNKRGAKMMTKTWLKEAGIADVNAFFSIEDKAEIEAWSRDFVSVTARSYMRGYRDIYNDVRILHKLMIRFCDSLVKMQIIRIKFK
- a CDS encoding SMR family transporter gives rise to the protein MAYFIMWTGMGIIRTMLLGMFLFHEKLTVPQVICVILIVVGVAGLKILAKE
- a CDS encoding GNAT family N-acetyltransferase; the encoded protein is MIRKAEPKDLSRIAEILVFAKRIKYRSIFHNDEYSFNELQVVKVADEFKDPELLDKVWVYDDGIVKGMIHLSGKEIVELYVDYFFWKEGIGSKLVEFAKEKFDAKFVWALEKNEDAIRFYEAHDFKLNGKRQFEEGTPEYIVMLERD